GCCGGCGCCCGCGTGCTTGGCTGCGCCGTGATCCCGGCCGGGCCGGGCAATAGCGACGCCCAGCTCGACCTGATCGAGGCCTACCGGCCGACGCTCTATGCCGGCGTGCCGGATTTCCTGAAGATCCTGCTCGATCTCGGCGCGGCGCGCGGGCGCGACCTCTCCTGCCTGAAGCGGGCGGTGGTCTCCGGCGCGGCCTTCCCGTCCTCGCTGCAGGCCGAATTCCGCGAGCGCGGCATCGACGCCTATCAGTGCTACGCCACCGCCGAATGCGGTATCATCGCCTATGAGACCCCGGCCCGCGAAGGCCTCGTCCTCAACGAGGACATCATCGTCGAGATCCTGCGGCCCGGCACGGGCCAGCCGGTGGCGGAGGGGGAGGTCGGCGAGATCGCCGTGACGATCCTCGATCCGAAGAAGCCGCTGATCCGCTTCGCCGTCGGCGATCTCACCGCGACGCTGCCCGGGCTCTCTCCCTGCGGACGCACCAACCAGCGCATCCGCGGCTGGCTCGGCCGAGCCGACCAGTCGGCCAAGGTCAAGGGCATGTTCGTCCGGCCCGAGCAGGTCGCGGCGGTCGCCGCGCGCCATCCCGAGCTCGGTCGCTGCCGGCTGGTGGTGACGCGCGCCGGTGAGGCCGATGCGATGTGCTTCAAGGCGGAACTCGCTTTGCCGAGCCCCGGCTTGGCCGAGGCGGTGAAAGCCTCGGTGCGCGACGCCTTCAAGCTGAGCGGCGCGGTCGAGTTGGTTGCGCCGGGGACATTGCCGAACGATGGCAAGGTCATCGACGATACCAGGGCGCCAGGTTGAGACTTGCGGCGCAAGCGAGATGAGGACAGCACGATGAGCGATGCGGCAGGCGAGGTGGTGATCACGCAGCGGCACGGG
This genomic interval from Bosea sp. 29B contains the following:
- a CDS encoding AMP-binding protein, with translation MAKHYDRLETRAPARREADLFRRLPQVVAAAQRLPAWRKHLRRVDPEAVTDRAALAKLPVLRKSDLPATQRAKLPFGGLLPGRPSDYRRLMMSPGPIFEPESHDDDPWRVARALAATGAGWRDIVLNTFSYHLTPGAWCFDAGARVLGCAVIPAGPGNSDAQLDLIEAYRPTLYAGVPDFLKILLDLGAARGRDLSCLKRAVVSGAAFPSSLQAEFRERGIDAYQCYATAECGIIAYETPAREGLVLNEDIIVEILRPGTGQPVAEGEVGEIAVTILDPKKPLIRFAVGDLTATLPGLSPCGRTNQRIRGWLGRADQSAKVKGMFVRPEQVAAVAARHPELGRCRLVVTRAGEADAMCFKAELALPSPGLAEAVKASVRDAFKLSGAVELVAPGTLPNDGKVIDDTRAPG